The proteins below are encoded in one region of Mauremys reevesii isolate NIE-2019 linkage group 15, ASM1616193v1, whole genome shotgun sequence:
- the METRNL gene encoding meteorin-like protein isoform X2: MYPTGALIVNLRPNTLSASYKHLTVCIKPFKDSAGANIYLEKTGELKLLVRDGDRSPNKVYCFGYDQGGLFIEATPQQDISRKITGFQYELINKGTASDLHTVSAPCRPCSDTEVLLAVCTSDFVVRGSIQDVTNEAEQQESVIDISANKLYRQKSKVFQPTEENGSWRGQIKTPLECGVRPGDGDFLFTGRMQFGEARLGCAPRFKDFQRMYKEAKDKGLNPCEIGPD; this comes from the exons ATGTATCCCACAGGAGCACTCATAGTCAATCTGCGACCCAATACATTATCTGCCTCTTACAAACACTTGACTGTTTGCATAAAGCCTTTCAAGGACTCCGCAGGAGCAAATATTTATTTGGAAAAAACTGGAGAACTGAAACTGTTGGTCCGAGATGGAGATCGCAGCCCCAATAAAGTGTATTGCTTTGGTTATGATCAAGGGGGCTTGTTTATTGAGGCTACCCCTCAGCAGGACATTAGCCGGAAAATTACAGGATTCCAATATGAATTGATAAACAAGGGGACGGCATCTGATTTGCACACAGTTTCTG CTCCCTGCCGTCCCTGCAGTGATACAGAAGTCCTTTTGGCTGTCTGCACTAGTGATTTCg TTGTCAGGGGTTCCATCCAAGATGTAACAAATGAGGCAGAGCAGCAAGAATCTGTAATAGATATCAGCGCCAACAAACTCTACAGGCAGAAGAGCAAAGTCTTTCAGCCCACAGAGGAAAATGGGAGCTGGCGGGGACAAATAAAGACCCCACTGGAATGTGGGGTGAGACCAGGAGATGGAGACTTCCTCTTCACGGGACGCATGCAATTTGGGGAGGCCAGGTTAGGCTGTGCCCCTCGTTTTAAAGACTTCCAAAGGATGTACAAAGAGGCAAAGGACAAAGGGCTAAACCCATGTGAAATTGGCCCAGACTGA
- the METRNL gene encoding meteorin-like protein isoform X1: MLSAPAPGLLPLLLGLGLALLCRGGAGQYSSDLCNWKGSGLTHESHKKDVEQVYLRCSEGSIKWMYPTGALIVNLRPNTLSASYKHLTVCIKPFKDSAGANIYLEKTGELKLLVRDGDRSPNKVYCFGYDQGGLFIEATPQQDISRKITGFQYELINKGTASDLHTVSAPCRPCSDTEVLLAVCTSDFVVRGSIQDVTNEAEQQESVIDISANKLYRQKSKVFQPTEENGSWRGQIKTPLECGVRPGDGDFLFTGRMQFGEARLGCAPRFKDFQRMYKEAKDKGLNPCEIGPD, from the exons ATGCTGAGCGCTCCAGCGCCCGggctgctgccgctgctcctgggactggggctggcgctgctgtGCCGGGGGGGCGCCGGGCAGTACTCCAGCGACCTGTGCAACTGGAAGGGGAG TGGCTTAACTCATGAGTCtcacaagaaggatgttgaacaGGTCTACCTCCGCTGTTCTGAAGGATCAATAAAATGGATGTATCCCACAGGAGCACTCATAGTCAATCTGCGACCCAATACATTATCTGCCTCTTACAAACACTTGACTGTTTGCATAAAGCCTTTCAAGGACTCCGCAGGAGCAAATATTTATTTGGAAAAAACTGGAGAACTGAAACTGTTGGTCCGAGATGGAGATCGCAGCCCCAATAAAGTGTATTGCTTTGGTTATGATCAAGGGGGCTTGTTTATTGAGGCTACCCCTCAGCAGGACATTAGCCGGAAAATTACAGGATTCCAATATGAATTGATAAACAAGGGGACGGCATCTGATTTGCACACAGTTTCTG CTCCCTGCCGTCCCTGCAGTGATACAGAAGTCCTTTTGGCTGTCTGCACTAGTGATTTCg TTGTCAGGGGTTCCATCCAAGATGTAACAAATGAGGCAGAGCAGCAAGAATCTGTAATAGATATCAGCGCCAACAAACTCTACAGGCAGAAGAGCAAAGTCTTTCAGCCCACAGAGGAAAATGGGAGCTGGCGGGGACAAATAAAGACCCCACTGGAATGTGGGGTGAGACCAGGAGATGGAGACTTCCTCTTCACGGGACGCATGCAATTTGGGGAGGCCAGGTTAGGCTGTGCCCCTCGTTTTAAAGACTTCCAAAGGATGTACAAAGAGGCAAAGGACAAAGGGCTAAACCCATGTGAAATTGGCCCAGACTGA
- the METRNL gene encoding meteorin-like protein isoform X3, with protein sequence MKRRGLTHESHKKDVEQVYLRCSEGSIKWMYPTGALIVNLRPNTLSASYKHLTVCIKPFKDSAGANIYLEKTGELKLLVRDGDRSPNKVYCFGYDQGGLFIEATPQQDISRKITGFQYELINKGTASDLHTVSAPCRPCSDTEVLLAVCTSDFVVRGSIQDVTNEAEQQESVIDISANKLYRQKSKVFQPTEENGSWRGQIKTPLECGVRPGDGDFLFTGRMQFGEARLGCAPRFKDFQRMYKEAKDKGLNPCEIGPD encoded by the exons TGGCTTAACTCATGAGTCtcacaagaaggatgttgaacaGGTCTACCTCCGCTGTTCTGAAGGATCAATAAAATGGATGTATCCCACAGGAGCACTCATAGTCAATCTGCGACCCAATACATTATCTGCCTCTTACAAACACTTGACTGTTTGCATAAAGCCTTTCAAGGACTCCGCAGGAGCAAATATTTATTTGGAAAAAACTGGAGAACTGAAACTGTTGGTCCGAGATGGAGATCGCAGCCCCAATAAAGTGTATTGCTTTGGTTATGATCAAGGGGGCTTGTTTATTGAGGCTACCCCTCAGCAGGACATTAGCCGGAAAATTACAGGATTCCAATATGAATTGATAAACAAGGGGACGGCATCTGATTTGCACACAGTTTCTG CTCCCTGCCGTCCCTGCAGTGATACAGAAGTCCTTTTGGCTGTCTGCACTAGTGATTTCg TTGTCAGGGGTTCCATCCAAGATGTAACAAATGAGGCAGAGCAGCAAGAATCTGTAATAGATATCAGCGCCAACAAACTCTACAGGCAGAAGAGCAAAGTCTTTCAGCCCACAGAGGAAAATGGGAGCTGGCGGGGACAAATAAAGACCCCACTGGAATGTGGGGTGAGACCAGGAGATGGAGACTTCCTCTTCACGGGACGCATGCAATTTGGGGAGGCCAGGTTAGGCTGTGCCCCTCGTTTTAAAGACTTCCAAAGGATGTACAAAGAGGCAAAGGACAAAGGGCTAAACCCATGTGAAATTGGCCCAGACTGA